The Rhododendron vialii isolate Sample 1 chromosome 3a, ASM3025357v1 nucleotide sequence TTCATCAAAACTAAGAACTTAACAATTCGTGGGTCCATATGCCCCAATTGAAATCACTTCAATGCCCAAGTTCGCTCTTTTGTGATTTTAGTTGAGCTTCAAACAAATTAACATAATGCTTATATCATTTTTTATATGTGGAAAAAAGAAATCCATTATTTGTGACAACTCGTACTCATAGCTTGTATCCTACACAAAGGTACTGTGTGAAATGTTGAGCCAGcagtttttctctttattaAGCATACCAAAGCATCAAAGGCATGCAAGTATGCAATCAATGTACAACGGAAAAACAAGCAAACAAAACATGACTAAATATGGCCTATGCTCTATGTTATGAGCACttataaaagaagaagagtacAAATCAGGAAAacaagagaggaggaaagagaaagGAACAAATAAAAGGGGGGTCTCAGTCCTAACTTGCAAACTATTTGAGATGGGGCAATCGCAGACATCAAACCGAAGGAAGGCATTGGTTTTTAAACTTCCACCAACAGCAATCTGAGAAATTAGAAATCAACCAACTAATACAGTTTCTTATTAGCATGGTGATGCAGCAAAGACACGAAGGATCCACTGCTTGGAATCCCAGGAATTTAACTCCAAAAATCGGCAAACTCAAGCAAGTTTTTTCTCTGAACCTCCTCCCCATCCCTTTTTCTTTATTCTACCAGGGGTGGCCAATGATACCCCAACACTAACAGCTTATGGTAATTGGTAGCAAAGTTAGTTACAGCTAAAGTAGTAACAGGAGCTATGGCTATCTTCCCATTTCACTAGTTCATATATTCTGTAACTATGATTAGAATAAATAAGTCTGAGAAAGAGAAACACAAAAGAACCATACTTGTAGTCTCCCAGGACAGAGTTGTAGCTGTAGTATTCTAACTCGTTGAACTCGTGACACGGCATTAACTCTATACAGTTGACACCAAGTTCCTGCACAAGAAAGGAGATAATCTAGAAGGCAGCATTTCCATGTTTGGAAAATCTTTTGGTGCAGTACCTTGCTGCAGTAAGCCCTGAATCACAGTTATTCTTGCATTTACTTGACCAAATTGAATCTAGGAAAATACTAACTACTTTGAAAATTCAAGATTTAGCTGCTCTTTTCTTTGGCAAAAACTGTAACCATTTATCACCCAAAGTTTCCCAAGTGTTATGTTTGTggtttgataaataaataaataaaaagtttccCAAGAAGATGGAAAAACACATTTATCTCCTTCAGGATCATGTAAGCATACTGCAAGTAAGGTGCCAAGAGGATGGATCTCCATAAAGAGCTTTGAAGACCAAAATTGTGTATTCTATAACGATTTAAAAACAAGATGCTTAATGAGGGTTGATAAGGAGATAACGAACCCTCAAGAGAAAAGAGGTGTTGGAATGTTGTATTGCACAACATAAAAGCCAAACAAATAGGTGGGAGATTGTTTACGTACTAATGTTGTCccctttttttaaattaaaaaactaaacttCCGCGAAAGGCCTCTAAAGTAAGTAAAAGACCAGTCAAATATTCACCTTCAAGTGATCAAGTTTCTCCACTACACCAACATATGTACCAGGAAATTCTGTCCGGCTTGAATCATGTCTTGTGAAACCACGAACGTGCAATTCATATATTACAAGATCTCTTTGTGGAAGTTTCAGTGGTAAATCGCCTTCCCAGTCAAACTAAAAGGAGCAAATAAGAAAAGCATGAACCGACAAAAACGATAACCATGGATCAACGTTATAAAAAAGAATTACAAGAAAGAGTGTTCGAAGATGATACAATTATCATAGATTCTATAAGAatgatacatacatatatactttataTTCGTATTCTAatgaaaaagaagacaaaaggcAAAAGGAAAAGACAGTCATGTTGAATACATTCATGCTATACATCCAGAAATTCTTACTTATTCTTTACTTTGGAAATCTGGCAATCCTTGGACTGGTTAGGTTTCTCAATGCATTACCAATTTCTCTTTTAACTTGGTTATGTCAACCTCATCTAACAGAGGAGCACCTTTTCCCGTAAGTGTCACTTAATTATGATGCTCTTTCCGTGAACCTAGATCGAACCATCTTTGATGGAAGACTGCTGATTTCACTCCTGGGTATAGTTAATTCTTTTTACTACTTTGAGATGAGTCCAAGCTTTTCCGAAGTGCTTGAACGAGTCCAATCAAGTAAGCATGACTCAATTAACCTAACAGTGGgcttcatattttcaaactttttctaGATGGCTTTAAGTCGTTCTTACAAACCCAATTTAAGACTATCGGTCTATCACTAGTCAGATCCGCACTAACGTATAAGTGCTGCTtggaaattaaagaaatagatTAGTATTTTCAAATCAGAAGAGGAACGAACGTTAACAGTACAAAAATGGAAGTAAATATGGTGCAAAGTTAACAAAATCCGAAGATGCTTTTATCCCTAGAGTGCAAGAGGATATTCACTAACGAAAGCAAgactctcccccccccccccccccccaaaactTTGAACAAATGAACCAAAATCTTACAGGCAAGATATGATGAAACCCAGAAAACTACAACCACCACATGTAACTGCATATTAGCACACTAACAAGAACGCCACTTTGAACCTTTGTCATTAACAGTTCAACCGAGAATCTCCAGCTGAGAAACATGCAAGCAAAGTGCAAAGAGTACCAAATGAGAGTTCCAAAAAAGATGAACACGTAAATTCTCCCGAAGAAAGAGAAGCTATATTGAAATAAACAGCACCATTTTCTTGTGTTGGGCTATCTTGAACTTAAGTCAAACACAAGAAAGCCGAATGAAAGGCAActcccaagttccaaacaaatgTGTATATGTTTTATATGAAGGAAATAAGAGAAGCTTGCTGCTTGCATCTCAACAATTATAATATTGGACCAGCACTCGATATAAAGAATGGAGTTCCAGGTCccaaaaataaagagaaaactGAAAACATTCTGAAAATGCAGGAAGTTTTTGCCGAATGAGAGCCCATTGAACAAGGAAAGCAGTTAAACAAATACAGGCTGATGTTTTCCGGGACACAGGAGGAATTTCAAAGTCCTAGGACACCTCTAGAGACATAGAATGTTGTGATCTTTTGTACTCCGTACTACAATATACAGAGCAGTGGGGAAACCAATTAACAGCTATTAGAATAAACTGTATGGCATCTAGACAGTTTATGAAGCACCTGAGCATCAGGGGAAGGAACCATGCAGGCCATCTGGGGCCAGCAATCACCCTCAGGTCCCAAAACACCAAACTCCCCTCGGCTTACAACTGCCTGGATCAAATAACTAGAAAAATCAGCTCTCCTTGCCcttgaaaacaaaatacaaatcacTGGAAAGTGTTATAGTGACCACATCTTGGTAACCATGTGATGTGTCATCATTGCATTGGTAGAATGTAGTGGACTACATGAAAATGAGGCACATTCCATCAATACATTGGTGGCACATCACAATGTACCCAAAAGGTTGGTCACCAAAGTATTAGTGATTAAATATAACAAAAGGCCGGCCATCTTGTTCCACTATTATGTGTACACGATAGTTAACAAGAAACAAGGTATACTTTATGGACGGAAACGGTATGCAGGGCCGGGCACTAACTTTAGCATAGGGATCCAACAATAACTGAGAAGAATCATAATAATGTCCTCCTTGAGGAGAGAAGTCTCCGTCGAATTTGTAGCCGTATACCATCCCCGTAAAATCTCCCTTGAGAAATACATGCCAAACATCCCCAGTTTTATTGGTCAGTGGATCAAGAGAGATCTGCTCAATCACTCTTTTCTGCAATGAATACATAACGATGACTAATTTATTTAGGACAGAAGCGAATTAATGAAATCCTAAAAAGAAATCCTATCCTATCCTGTggcgtttttgtttttttttattttaaacaaaGCAAAGCAAGGATATATTCATACGTCTTGCAAGTCGGAGAGAGTAATCAAGCAAAGGGTGGCAGACACTGCATTCATGGAGAAAACCGCGAAATTAACTCCACCGTCTCGAGCGGTGGCTCCGAAGGGCGCGGGAGAGCCATCAAACACTTGAAACCGCGGCGGCCGCAGTGTGGGCTTATCCAACACCACCGCCGTGTCGACCTCATCGCTTGCTCTGACAACCAACGACTTGGTTCTGGCAAAATTGGAACTAGTAGTATTCGTCTGGCTTTTCTTCTTTCGGGATTTGCAGCTTGAATTGGCCAAGTGGCGGCTCTTCTGAGGACTACTGAACTTGGCAGTGTGTATATAGCATGATGATGCTCGCTGAACTAACTCCatcattgagagagagattgagagagagaggagaaagagagagggagagggagaggtcTGTGGACTGTGGGGCAGCCTCGAGATCCCCTGTCCGACTCCCCCGTCCGACCCGCCTGTACCACCCTCTGCCATTAATCTTACAAATCAACGGCCGATATGAGTCGaatatgttttgttttaaaaCAAAGTGTTCGGAGAAAAAGGTTTATGCTTAAGAAACTAAAAATAGAAACAGATTTTCACAGAGCCGGGCAACGGTGCGTTTGgtaacattttttattttttatttttaaaaactataagtaGAAACAGATTTAtgctttaaaaaaatagttaatgTATtgtgcttttcaaaaaaaaaaaataggaaaaacatttttttaatagtTTTCATAGGAtataaaaactctaaaaaagttttataaaaaacaaaaagtagaaacttgttactaccaaataagttttttttattagttttctaaaagtaaaaacaaaaatcaaaaattgaaacaaaaaagttatcaaataggccccgttccgaaacgtaaaataagtacttattttttaagaaagcaatttcaagctcaaaaataatgtgtttatgcaaataattttcctaccaatatggatcttatttaatagatctcatcaagatctttaatacggtgcaaaaaaaattaataaattatttttcatttacattatttttaaatttgaaaaagtgaaataagctacttattttttaagaagatttctgaaacAAGGCCACTACCCTCGGTCCCTAGTGCtatattctattttctttttcttttttcttttttctttttctttttattatcaTCACAGTAACTCGCACTTGCCGTTTCCAGTgcataaaaattgaatttccatATTCACCCCAAACTATGCGTAAAGTCCCATTCACATCCCTCCATTCACATCCCTCTGGTCCTGGTTCAGTTAACACGGGTGTTTTCTCTAACAAGTCTCATCAATTGCTATATTAAGCTGAAATCAGCGATGTAGTTCAAGATCCACCATAAACTTACACTATAATTGATCCAGGCCTGAAGCTACACTTTGCTAAGTTAGTCTATGTAAAACATTCACCGGAATCAGTTAGCGCAAAAGCATACAGATTGACAAATCAGAATGCCTTTCGATTAAACAATGACAGGGGTTCCATACACCAGAAGAGAACCTTGGTAGTTTAATTCAAATGTTCCGCTTTCAAATCAAAACAGCTGAGTAGTGAGTAGTATACAAAACAGCAGAGTGCTATGTATACCAAGGAAAATGACTCCAATTGTTTGTTGTGTAGTTATAATGGGATAGCATTGCTATCTATTCCGATCCCAATATCTCTCACATCTCTGTATCTGTACACAAATAGCATTGAAACATCTCTAATTGTAATTATTAAGATTGATTATGTTAACAAAGTGAAATACTTTTCCTTGTTCTAAGCAGATTTTCAACTTCATCACGATAATCACTTGGTAAGATAGTATACGATCAGAAAAATGACCACAAAAGCGGCTACAAGCGTAACAGTTCTCTGGCTGGATTTAGTCTCGAATAcctacaagaaaacaaaataatactaaGCAATTGAACAGTGCATTTCCTGAACTGAAAAAAGAGGAACAACAAATAACAGAAATTGTGAAGAAAGACTGTGTCAAACGGactgaaaaataaagataatcTAGTATCAGTACCATCTTGAATTTATCCATAGTTCCTGATAATATACCCCGAGATGAATCCATATCATTCGCCTGGATAACAAAAAGCCACGTATTCATCATCTTTTACGGTAATCGATTCATTATCATCATGACGGTAGTAGTAGAAACAGTATCCAGAATGAGATTTGTGACTACAGCAGACACACCATACGGTCCAGCACACGATTATGACTCTCCACTTCCTCATGTATATCACCTGTCAGCTGTCAAATTAAGGTGATTAAAACTTGCCTTCGGGTAATTCAAATGATGCCGGAAGATTAGAGAATACTAACAGACGCACACTATCTTAGTAGAATTGCACCAGATAGAATtgttcaagagagagagagagagcacgctCTCACAAACTAAACTGCACAGCTGGAAATGACAGCTAACTAAAACCATTTGCGTTCTGTTTGGATACATTCTCATTAACAAGTAAGTCGTCTGACTCATCTTGCTATGACAATTAAAAGATGTGCCACTAAGGTTGGGTTCAACTTAAATACTCAAGAATGTTCACACAAAAAAGACTTAAATACCCAGGATAACTACATCTTAAACTTCCCCACTGATATGTCAAAAGTACCTAATAAAACCATAAGCATATGCAGGTAAATACTAGTAATTTGCTTCATCCGCATGCAGATTATGACTCTAAGAAGAAGATTAAGAACAACAAGAAGGAAAACTTCATTCAATGCCGTATTACAGTGGTGTTGAGGGACGTAGCATTATCAAATAAATTTTTAAGGGAAAAGAAATACATAAAGCTGAACACTCCCACTTCACAGAGGAAATGATTCACATGACTTATCCTTCTTCAAATTAGGTATATTAGTCAAACTAGCACCAATGCCTTCAGAAAACAGACAATTGGAGGGAACTGCTTCAAATACACAGTTCCCTCAATCTCCATGAATATGAAAAACTGAATCGATCAGACACAAAAGGAGAAAATTGACAGCATATATAATTGTTATGTGCAAACATCCCAATCTTCTACAGCTATGAGATTTCAATCTCCTATAACATTATCAGTAATTCGAACAAAGGATGATTAcaaaaaaagcataaaaaatattcaagtacGTAAAGCATGttaaaaagttttcaaattgCCTGAACCATTATATCTTCCTACCAAAGAAAGACTCACTCTTTTTAGCATAATGACACTATCCTGCAATCCCTCCATTGCACTATCATTATCATGCTCATCAATTTCATGGGAGGCCCTGATACCACCCTATGTAGCATggacacggatacggatacggacacggacacgggacacggcaattctaaaataatggggatacggacacggcgggggacacgccacgtgtataaattaataaaaaataaatatatgtacatatatataaaaaaaaattatgaaccattgtatatgaataatttcacaaatcgaataattttttttcaaaggaaaaattacagtttaacccaaatgttttgaacaatttcatattaacccccaaaaattttaaaaatattacattttgacccctagccgtgtcccctatcaaaaaatagtaaaaattattggacacgccacgtggcgtgtccaatacgtgtccccgtgtccaatacgtggacacggcacccttttggagtgtcggtgctacatagatACCACCTTCCTCAATGCCATCAAAAAGTGCAGTTCTGTTGCCACGGTAGTCTCTGCATTCAAAAATGGGTCTTAGAAGTGCCAGAGAGACTGGATGTTGTGAAGAATACCAACCGCAAATACAAAAAGAGATGATCATTCCCCACATTCTGATAAATACTGGAGTAAACAGATAGATAAAGTCCCTCATGAACCACCTCATATTTTATTCCATCTCCTCAACATCGGTGGGCCACCACAATTGCGAGTATGCAATGAAATATGCGTTGGTTTATGAGGCGTCTGTTGCACCATTCAAAGTTGAGTGATGAAAATAGCAGTCAATGAAATTTCTAAGTTTCTGGGCATCAACACTTTGTTTGTTGCATAAGATAAGCTAGCAGTACTAACTTTTTCAGGCTATTTTGTTTTATATGAGCAAGACCCACAAACTTGTGACTCAATCATATGAAGTGAACAAAAAGATGAGGAACTGGCAGCCCATATGACTTCATAGGAGTAAGAAGTGAGATTACATTAGAGAAAAATGAAGAGCCGTGCAACTCTTGGAATATCTCTCCAAGGGTATTGGGAAGCTCCAGCTCGGTGGGGAATAGTTGAGCCGGGGGTTAGATGTTGTCTAATCCTTTGTtgttgtagttctttttgctttgGTTCTGTAACCTTTCATGGGTATGCCCATGCAAAATTGTATCGgggatttttctttctttgccaGGGGTCTCCCCGAATCAGTGTTTTCTGCTTGTTTTCTTGGAATAAAATCGTACTTACCCacaaataataattgaaaagggCATACAACTTTTAAGGTTTAAGATGTGTTTCTTAATTCAAGGAAAACAAGGATTGCAAGATGGAGGATGCGAATGCAATCTCCATATCCGTGCGTGTAAGCATCCAGTTCAGGCAACAACTTACAGATGGAGCATTCTTAAATTTCTTCACTAAAACATGCCAAAGTAACTAACCCAATTAGAGAAACACCATATGGAGCATCTAATGTCAAGGTTTCTCTTATCATACAAACTTAAGCAAGGTTGTTTGCTTCTCTCTCCATCGATGTAGCTTCAGAAATCCAAGTACGATACGCCAAAATCGGAGAGCCGCAAATAGAACTAACTAAATGCGTTACTGTAAGAAGTACATCAGTAGTAACACGCAGATCCTATTGAAGAAACATACATACTCAAGGGTCACAACACCCTTTTACCATCACAGAAAAT carries:
- the LOC131320936 gene encoding bet1-like SNARE 1-1, yielding MEGLQDSVIMLKRLTGDIHEEVESHNRVLDRMANDMDSSRGILSGTMDKFKMVFETKSSQRTVTLVAAFVVIFLIVYYLTK